In Parasphingorhabdus halotolerans, a single window of DNA contains:
- the mnmA gene encoding tRNA 2-thiouridine(34) synthase MnmA encodes MSGKRIVVAMSGGVDSSVVAALAARTGAETIGITLQLYDHGEAVGRVGSCCAGQDIRDARAVADKLGIAHYVFDHASRFQESVMDVFADEYMAGRTPIPCVECNMGVKFTDLLNLSRELGADCLATGHYVQRVMGADGAELHRALDPARDQSYFLFATTQEQLEYLRFPLGNMPKPQVREIAEEMGLAVAFKPDSQDICFVPDGDYAKVVRKLRPEADDDGEIIHIDGTVMGRHKGLIHYTVGQRKGLDIGGQAEPLYVIRLNAETKQVFVGPKQALAVASATLRDINWIGGDFEGPLQVKVRSMAKPTHARLEGDTLHFHNPEFGVSPGQAAVFYNKDRVLGGGWIEETGAVAQQWLAGAEV; translated from the coding sequence ATGAGCGGAAAGCGCATTGTTGTAGCCATGTCGGGCGGCGTCGATTCGAGCGTCGTCGCGGCGTTGGCTGCGAGAACCGGCGCCGAAACCATCGGTATTACTTTACAACTCTATGATCACGGCGAAGCAGTGGGTCGGGTTGGTAGCTGCTGTGCCGGTCAGGATATCCGTGACGCACGAGCGGTTGCCGACAAACTTGGTATCGCCCATTATGTTTTTGATCACGCCAGCCGGTTTCAGGAATCGGTAATGGATGTTTTTGCTGACGAATATATGGCTGGGCGCACACCCATTCCCTGCGTTGAGTGCAATATGGGTGTCAAATTCACGGATTTGTTAAATTTATCGCGCGAACTGGGAGCCGATTGTCTGGCGACCGGCCATTATGTTCAGCGGGTGATGGGCGCAGATGGCGCGGAATTGCATCGCGCGCTCGATCCTGCCCGCGACCAGAGCTATTTTCTCTTTGCGACAACGCAGGAGCAACTCGAATATTTGCGTTTCCCGCTCGGCAATATGCCCAAACCGCAGGTCCGCGAGATTGCTGAGGAAATGGGCCTGGCCGTGGCGTTCAAGCCTGACAGCCAAGATATCTGTTTTGTGCCAGATGGCGATTACGCCAAAGTCGTACGCAAATTGCGGCCCGAGGCCGATGATGATGGCGAGATCATCCATATTGATGGCACGGTCATGGGCCGCCACAAAGGCTTGATCCATTATACAGTGGGTCAGCGCAAAGGTCTGGATATTGGTGGACAGGCCGAACCCTTATATGTGATCCGTCTGAACGCAGAGACAAAACAGGTGTTTGTCGGGCCAAAACAGGCACTGGCTGTGGCATCTGCGACATTACGCGATATCAACTGGATTGGGGGAGACTTTGAGGGACCACTGCAGGTGAAGGTGCGGTCTATGGCAAAGCCGACCCATGCGCGGCTGGAAGGCGATACGCTGCATTTCCATAATCCCGAATTTGGCGTGTCACCGGGACAGGCGGCTGTCTTTTACAACAAAGACCGCGTGCTGGGCGGTGGCTGGATTGAAGAAACCGGCGCGGTAGCGCAGCAATGGTTGGCGGGCGCTGAGGTCTGA
- a CDS encoding serine hydrolase domain-containing protein, which translates to MHKMKFIPVVAMAIALASCGSGRTVDAPPQKSAEELAYISDDSPIKKARLDLAISPLFDDPAMAETRALLVMHRGKIIAERYGEGYDADTRFISWSMAKSFTGTLIGFLVSDGRLVLDDPAPVPAWQRSGDPRGDITLRQLLHMSSGLDHTEVGEEGGKTLYEADTQRMLFLDGSADMAGYAEARTLEAQPGEKFEYSTATSMILADIITRTLTKSTNPEVRRKITSRFIRGRLLEPLDMESTFFEFDANGTFLGGSIIQSTARDYAKFGEFLRHNGARKGAQHLPVSWVKFMKTSSENDPAYGGHIWLNKRRPEGRNQVLFPDNGPETIFAALGHLGQQIVVSPEQKLTVVRLGKTQDDVLGPMSAQIGKVMALFPIEN; encoded by the coding sequence ATGCACAAGATGAAATTTATTCCCGTTGTTGCGATGGCAATTGCCTTGGCAAGTTGCGGTTCCGGTCGCACGGTAGATGCGCCTCCGCAAAAGAGCGCAGAAGAGCTGGCTTATATATCTGACGATAGCCCAATAAAAAAAGCACGCCTGGATTTGGCAATATCGCCGCTATTCGATGACCCCGCCATGGCCGAAACGCGGGCACTTCTCGTCATGCACCGCGGCAAAATCATCGCGGAGCGCTATGGCGAAGGCTATGATGCCGACACAAGATTCATCAGCTGGTCGATGGCCAAATCTTTCACCGGCACTTTAATCGGCTTTCTCGTCAGCGACGGTAGACTGGTGCTTGATGATCCCGCGCCGGTGCCCGCATGGCAACGCTCCGGCGACCCGCGTGGCGATATCACGTTGCGGCAACTGCTCCATATGTCGTCCGGCCTGGATCATACCGAAGTCGGCGAAGAGGGCGGCAAAACATTATATGAGGCGGATACCCAGCGCATGCTTTTTCTGGACGGCTCGGCTGATATGGCCGGTTATGCCGAAGCGAGAACACTCGAGGCCCAACCCGGCGAAAAATTTGAGTATAGCACCGCAACCAGCATGATCCTGGCCGACATTATCACCCGCACACTCACCAAAAGTACTAATCCCGAAGTGCGCCGCAAGATCACCAGCCGTTTTATCAGGGGCCGGTTGCTCGAGCCGTTGGATATGGAAAGCACTTTTTTCGAATTTGATGCCAATGGCACATTTCTCGGTGGCAGCATCATTCAATCGACCGCCCGCGACTATGCCAAATTCGGCGAATTTCTAAGGCACAATGGCGCGAGAAAAGGCGCGCAACACCTGCCGGTCAGTTGGGTGAAGTTCATGAAAACGTCGTCCGAGAATGACCCCGCTTATGGCGGACATATCTGGCTCAACAAAAGACGCCCGGAAGGCCGCAATCAGGTGTTGTTTCCGGATAATGGGCCAGAAACAATTTTTGCAGCGCTCGGCCATTTGGGTCAGCAGATCGTGGTGTCGCCTGAACAAAAACTCACCGTTGTCCGCCTCGGCAAGACACAGGATGACGTGCTTGGACCCATGAGCGCGCAAATCGGCAAGGTCATGGCCCTGTTTCCTA